The following DNA comes from Thermodesulfobacteriota bacterium.
TACTAGTCTATCCTGATATGTTCCATTGCTTCTCTCTACTCGCCCTTTTGCCTGTGGAGAGTGGGCAGTGATTATTCTAATTCCTAGCTTCTGGCAAGCCCTCCCAAACTGTGTCACAACCTCATTACCACTTTGTTGAGCTTTGAGATTGGATTTTTCCGAAGGAATGTAGACATTTTTACAATCGGTATAAAGGGCTGCTGGAATGCCGTAGCGCTCTATCCATTTCCACAATAACACCATTGCAGCTGCGGTTGTTTCCTCGTGGTCAAATAGCGACATTGTCATCCCAGTGGCATCATCCACCATATTCATTAGACAGCAACCCTCTGCACGACCCTCAAACCACAGGTGAATTGATCCGTCCATTTGCACTAACTCTCCAAAATGTGCTTTCCTCTCTCGCCATGTCCTGTGCCGAGGTCTCTTTCGTCGTTTGTACCACAGGCTCTCCTTGATCAACCACTGCCGTAGCGTCTCATGATCTACTTTATATCCATCCAAATCTAACTTCTCCGAGGCCAATGTCGGTCCAAAATCACAATAGCGTTGTTGGTACCGCTCTAAGATTGCCTTTTTTACCTCTGGTTCAATTGCCCTATTCGATGGTTTTCCAACTAGACGATGAATTAATCCAGAGTTTTCTTCATCTACATAGCGCTTGTATATCCTTTGACATTGGCGGTAGCTCATATGTAATACCACAGATGCCTCTTTCAAACTCATCTGTTTTCTCTTAACACGCTCTAGCACCTTTTTACAATCTCGTTCCTTTCGACTGATTAGGAAGTGTCCTTTCATATGCACCCTCCATTCGGGTGCATTTTACTTCTCCACTCTCTCTTCAATACGACATTTCTAAATAGTTATATATAGGACATTTCTAAATAGTTATGACAGTTGTGAATGATCTGGCTTGAAAATCGGTCGTTTATTAATTACCCTTCCGAGTGAAATGCACATAAAATCAGGGGATTATGTCTTCCTCTTGTCTTCGGATAATAAAACCTTTCTAGTTAGAATAAGAGAAGAGAAGGCCTTTGGGACTCATCACGGCAATATTAACCTCAAGGATGCGATAGGCAGAGGATATGGCGAAGTTATCTACTCGCAACTGGGCAAACCGTTCATCCTCCTTGACCCCACTCTTGAGGATAGAATGATGAAGGTGAAAAGGCTCACGCAGATAATTTATCCCAAGGATGCGGCGTTAATTCTGCTCAAGACAGGCTTACGATCAGGAATGACTGTAATTGAGTGTGGCTCGGGTTCGGGGGCGCTCACTATAGCTCTTGCCAGCGCCGTAGCTCCGACTGGGAAGGTGTACGCATACGATAGAAGAGAGGATTTTCTCGAAAATGCCAGAAAAAACGTGGAGGAAGCGGGGTTTTCTGATTTTGCAGAATTCAAGTTGAGAGAGGTAGGGGAGGGGTTTGATGAAGAAGAGGTGGATGTTGTCGTGCTCGATCTTCCATCTCCCTGGGATGGGGTTCCCGCTGCTTCACGATCTCTCAGGGGTGGAGGAAGGATTGCCAGTTTATCGCCGACATATAATCAGGTCGAAAAAACTGCGGAGAGTTTGAGCG
Coding sequences within:
- a CDS encoding ISNCY family transposase; this encodes MKGHFLISRKERDCKKVLERVKRKQMSLKEASVVLHMSYRQCQRIYKRYVDEENSGLIHRLVGKPSNRAIEPEVKKAILERYQQRYCDFGPTLASEKLDLDGYKVDHETLRQWLIKESLWYKRRKRPRHRTWRERKAHFGELVQMDGSIHLWFEGRAEGCCLMNMVDDATGMTMSLFDHEETTAAAMVLLWKWIERYGIPAALYTDCKNVYIPSEKSNLKAQQSGNEVVTQFGRACQKLGIRIITAHSPQAKGRVERSNGTYQDRLV
- a CDS encoding tRNA (adenine-N1)-methyltransferase, which gives rise to MHIKSGDYVFLLSSDNKTFLVRIREEKAFGTHHGNINLKDAIGRGYGEVIYSQLGKPFILLDPTLEDRMMKVKRLTQIIYPKDAALILLKTGLRSGMTVIECGSGSGALTIALASAVAPTGKVYAYDRREDFLENARKNVEEAGFSDFAEFKLREVGEGFDEEEVDVVVLDLPSPWDGVPAASRSLRGGGRIASLSPTYNQVEKTAESLSENGFVYLDTIEVLVRRILARSGKTRPFERMVSHTGFLTFGRKAIITKTQPTTDPGEEE